In one Palaemon carinicauda isolate YSFRI2023 chromosome 25, ASM3689809v2, whole genome shotgun sequence genomic region, the following are encoded:
- the LOC137619139 gene encoding uncharacterized protein produces MPSALLWCQGEAGRYPRLSDIHVQTGQLPPSYPGASASAGGCQPTLGAPRPGLDATTSPPDSVLAWTRGGPQYHRSSCEECDVLAPSQAAEELIITPPPEYPFQMMIEDMFQHDGHSYMAYADRLTGWLELAHFPHGISSSHIKTQLRRYFAWWGDPVQISSDGGSNLASEEMGEFFKLWGVSVRLSSAQYPQSNGRAEAAVKIRKQVIMANMGSGGNLNMDKSSMAMLQYLNTPLRGINKSPAQMAAGRQLRDGVPMARWHLTADKHWGQP; encoded by the coding sequence ATGCCTTCGGCTCTTCTAtggtgtcagggagaggctggccgttatccaagacttagTGACATACACGTTCAAACAGGGCAACTtccgcctagttatcccggagcctctgcgtcagcaggtggctgccaacctacactcGGGGCACCgaggcctggactcgatgcaacgacgagccCGCCAGACagtgtactggcctggactcgagggggaccgcagtatcaccgatcctcgtgtgaagaatgcgacgTACTCGCACCATCCCAGGCTGCAgaggaactcatcatcacgccgcccccagagtacccaTTCCAGATGATGATAGaggatatgttccagcacgacggacactcgtacatggcctacgcagacaggctcacaggttggctggagctggcccacttcccccacggcatctcctcctctcacatcaagacccagctacgtcgctacttcgcctGGTGGGGGGACCCGGTGCAAATCTCCTCTGACGGTGGCTCTAATCTGGCAagtgaggaaatgggggaatttttcaagttatggggcgtgtccgtGCGGTTATCATCtgcccagtacccgcagtccaatggcagggcagaggccgcagtcaagatccGGAAGCAGGTAATAATGGCCAACATGGGCAGCGGCGGCAACCTCAACatggacaagtcctctatggctatgttgcagtacctcaacacccccctccgtGGAATAAATAAGTCACCTGCCCAGATGGCAGCaggcaggcagctccgagatggcGTACCTATGGCCCGGTGGCACCTGACGGCAGACAAACACTGGGGGCAACCTTAA